A single genomic interval of Camelina sativa cultivar DH55 chromosome 11, Cs, whole genome shotgun sequence harbors:
- the LOC104723207 gene encoding phospholipase A1-IIgamma-like — MEEEDKKAMRCFSFKRIMKRKKKEEEEKLIVAKEFAKRWRDLSGLNHWKGMLQPLDQDLREYIIHYGEMAQAGYDTFNINTESKFAGASIYSRKDFFAKVGLEKAHPYTKYKVTKFLYATSQVHVPESFLLFPVSREGWTKESNWMGYVAVTDDQGTALLGRRDIVVAWRGSVQPLEWVNDFEFGLVNAKKIFGEKNDQVQIHQGWYLIYMSQDERSPFTKANARDQVLREVGRLLDKYKDEEVSITICGHSLGAALATLNAADIVANGYNRPKSRPDKSFPVTAFVFASPRVGDSDFKKLFSGLEDLRVLRTRNLPDVIPIYPPIGYSEVGDELPIDTRKSQYMKSPGNLATFHCLEAYLHGVAGTQGTAKADEFRLDVKRDIGLVNKSVDGLKDECMVPGKWRVLKNKGMVQQDDGSWNLLDHEIDDNEDFDL; from the exons atggaggaagaagacaagaaagcGATGAGGTGTTTTAGCTTCAAGAGAatcatgaagaggaagaagaaagaggaggaggagaagttgATAGTGGCTAAAGAATTCGCAAAGAGATGGAGAGATCTGAGCGGTCTAAACCACTGGAAAGGGATGTTACAGCCGTTGGATCAAGATCTCCGGGAGTATATCATACATTACGGCGAGATGGCTCAGGCTGGTTATGATACTTTCAACATCAACACCGAGTCTAAGTTCGCTGGCGCTAGCATCTACTCTAGAAAAGACTTCTTCGCCAAG GTGGGTCTAGAGAAAGCACATCCGTACACAAAGTACAAAGTAACCAAGTTTCTATACGCGACATCACAGGTCCACGTGCCTGAGTCATTCCTATTGTTCCCGGTTTCACGTGAGGGATGGACAAAGGAGTCGAATTGGATGGGTTACGTGGCGGTAACAGACGACCAAGGCACGGCGCTTCTTGGCCGGAGAGATATTGTGGTTGCTTGGAGAGGCTCAGTTCAACCGCTTGAATGGGTTAACGACTTCGAATTCGGTTTAGTGAACGCCAAGAAAATCTTCGGTGAGAAAAATGATCAAGTTCAAATTCATCAAGGTTGGTATTTAATATACATGTCTCAAGATGAACGATCACCTTTTACTAAGGCCAATGCTCGTGACCAG GTATTACGAGAGGTTGGGAGATTGTTGGATAAGTATAAGGACGAAGAAGTTAGTATAACTATCTGTGGTCATAGTCTTGGAGCTGCACTCGCGACGCTTAATGCTGCGGATATTGTGGCTAATGGTTATAACCGACCAAAGAGTCGTCCTGATAAGTCTTTTCCAGTTACGGCCTTTGTCTTTGCTAGTCCTCGTGTTGGGGATTCTGACTTTAAGAAACTCTTCTCCGG GTTGGAAGATCTCCGAGTGTTACGGACAAGGAATCTACCGGACGTAATTCCGATATATCCCCCAATAGGTTACTCCGAGGTTGGAGACGAGCTTCCAATAGACACAAGAAAGTCACAATACATGAAATCTCCAGGAAACCTCGCGACCTTCCACTGCCTAGAGGCTTACTTGCACGGCGTTGCAGGGACTCAAGGAACGGCCAAAGCTGACGAATTCAGACTCGATGTGAAAAGAGATATCGGATTGGTCAATAAATCAGTGGATGGGTTAAAAGACGAGTGTATGGTCCCAGGAAAATGGAGAGTTCTTAAAAACAAAGGTATGGTCCAACAAGACGATGGCTCTTGGAATTTATTGGACCATGAGATTGATGATaatgaagattttgatttgtga
- the LOC104723209 gene encoding uncharacterized protein LOC104723209: protein MKQSSMNRSCLCSILITAALICGAYFIGNAYLAEEFKERLLKWQITDKMQNTTSTSMCENSDKPLGTEALPKGIIERTSNLETQHLWNYDDTKKRSPNRSMSLLAMAVGIKQKELVNKVIQKFPPQDFAVMLFHYDGVVDDWKQYPWNEHAIHVSVMNQTKWWFAKRFLHPDIVSEYEYIFLWDEDLGVAHFNPQRYLSIVKEEGLQISQPALDTTKSEVHHPITARRKKSKVHRRMYKYKGSGRCDDHSTNPPCIGWVEMMAPVFSRGAWRCSWYMIQNDLIHAWGLDTQLGYCAQGDRKKNVGVVDAEYIIHYGLPTLGVVETALSSIRNETDPKSTESLESREVDNRPEVRMKSFIEMKRFKERWKKAVRDDRCWVDPY from the exons ATGAAACAG AGTTCGATGAATCGATCGTGTCTCTGTAGTATCTTAATCACTGCTGCTCTCATCTGTGGTGCTTACTTCATTGGCAATGCTTATCTTGCTGAAGAATTTAAAGAG AGATTGCTAAAGTGGCAGATCACTGATAAGATGCAGAACACAACATCCACCAGTATGTGCGAG AATTCCGATAAGCCATTGGGTACTGAAGCATTACCGAAAGGAATAATCGAGAGAACATCGAACTTGGAAACGCAACATCTATGGAACTACGATGACACAAAAAAG AGAAGTCCAAACCGCTCAATGAGTTTGCTAGCTATGGCAGTTGGAATCAAACAAAAGGAGCTAGTCAACAAAGTTATCCAAAAG TTTCCCCCTCAAGATTTCGCGGTCATGCTTTTTCATTACGATGGTGTTGTCGATGATTGGAAGCAGTATCCATGGAATGAGCATGCAATTCATGTTTCCGTaatgaatcaaacaaaatg GTGGTTCGCCAAGCGATTCTTGCATCCCGATATAGTGTCGgagtatgaatatatatttctttgggACGAGGATCTTGGTGTAGCTCATTTTAATCCTCAACG GTACCTATCTATTGTAAAAGAAGAGGGGCTTCAGATATCGCAACCAGCTCTCGACACTACAAAATCAGAAGTGCATCATCCTATAACTGCTCGTCGCAAGAAATCAAAAGTTCACAGGAGGATGTATAAATACAAAGGTAGCGGGAGATGTGATGACCATAGCACCAATCCTCCCTGCATCGG GTGGGTAGAAATGATGGCACCTGTCTTCTCAAGAGGAGCATGGAGATGTTCTTGGTATATGATTCAG AATGATTTGATCCATGCATGGGGTCTGGATACGCAGCTAGGTTATTGTGCTCAA GGTGATCGTAAGAAAAATGTTGGTGTTGTTGATGCGGAGTACATAATTCATTATGGTCTTCCAACGCTCGGTGTGGTTGAAACCGCTTTAAGCTCTATACGGAATGAGACAGACCCGAAATCAACG GAATCATTGGAGTCTCGTGAAGTAGATAATAGACCAGAAGTGAGGATGAAATCATTCATAGAGATGAAGAGATTTAAGGAACGTTGGAAGAAAGCTGTGAGAGATGATAGATGTTGGGTCGATCCGTATTAG
- the LOC104723210 gene encoding pentatricopeptide repeat-containing protein At4g18520-like, whose product MFSLALIQPRLRVSEIPVTQTFKSPTICYSSDSRTKREEQRHGRFRLVSGKKPSFDSGFTDSFGLRQFKEEDLNRDDSFDSERVDYALLAEWLQSSNGMRLIKRIHAMALKCFDDQVIYFGNNLISSCVRLGDLVYARKVFDSMPDRNTVTWTAMIDGYLKYGLEDEAFALFEDYVKHGIRFTNQRMFVCLLNLCSRRSEFELGRQVHGNMVKVGVDNLIVESSLVYFYAQCGELTSALRAFDMMEEKDVISWTAVISACSRKGHGNKAIVMFMGMLNHGFLPNEFTVCSILKACSEEKAMRFGRQVHSLVVKKMIKTDVFVGTSLMDMYAKCGEIYDCRKVFDGMSNRNTVTWTSIIAAHAREGFGEDAISLFRVMKRRHLIANNLTVVSILRACGSVGALLLGKELHAQIIKNSIEKNVYIGSTLVWLYCKCGASRDAFNVLQQLPSRDVVSWTAMISGCSSLGHESEALDFLKEMIQDGVEPNPFTYSSALKACANSESLLIGRSIHSIAKKNHALSNVFVGSALIHMYAKCGFVSEAFRVFDSMPEKNLVSWKAMIMGYARNGFCREALKLMYRMEAEGFEVDDYIFATILSTCGDIELDETESSATCYLETSS is encoded by the coding sequence ATGTTTTCATTAGCTTTAATTCAACCGCGTCTTCGGGTTTCAGAGATTCCGGTTACTCAAACCTTCAAATCTCCGACGATATGTTACAGTAGCGATTCAAGAACGAAGCGGGAGGAACAGAGGCACGGGAGGTTTCGACTTGTTTCTGGAAAGAAGCCATCTTTTGATTCGGGGTTTACTGATTCTTTCGGGTTACGTCAGTTTAAAGAAGAGGATTTGAATCGTGATGATTCTTTCGATAGCGAACGAGTTGATTACGCTCTGTTAGCTGAGTGGCTTCAGTCTTCTAATGGGATGCGACTAATTAAAAGGATTCACGCCATGGCTTTGAAGTGTTTTGATGATCAAGTGATCTATTTTGGTAATAATTTGATTAGTTCTTGTGTGAGATTAGGGGATTTGGTTTATGCACGGAAGGTGTTCGACAGTATGCCTGATAGAAACACTGTTACTTGGACGGCGATGATTGATGGGTATTTGAAGTATGGTCTTGAGGATGAGGCTTTTGCGCTGTTTGAAGACTATGTGAAGCATGGGATACGTTTTACTAACCAGAggatgtttgtgtgtttgttgaatCTGTGTAGTAGGAGATCAGAGTTTGAGTTAGGGAGACAGGTTCATGGTAATATGGTGAAAGTTGGAGTTGACAATCTCATTGTAGAGAGTtctcttgtttacttttatGCGCAGTGCGGTGAGTTGACGAGTGCGTTACGAGCGTTTGATATGATGGAGGAGAAGGATGTGATATCTTGGACAGCTGTTATATCGGCTTGTTCAAGAAAAGGGCATGGGAATAAAGCTATAGTCATGTTTATGGGAATGTTGAATCATGGTTTTTTGCCTAACGAGTTCACGGTATGCAGTATCTTGAAGGCTTGTAGTGAGGAGAAAGCGATGAGATTTGGAAGGCAAGTACACAGCTTGGTAGTTAAAAAGATGATTAAGACTGATGTTTTTGTTGGAACTTCGTTGATGGACATGTATGCTAAATGTGGGGAGATATATGATTGCAGAAAAGTGTTTGATGGAATGAGCAATAGAAACACGGTCACATGGACTTCGATTATAGCTGCACATGCTCGGGAAGGTTTTGGTGAGGACGCTATCAGCCTCTTCAGGGTGATGAAGAGGCGGCATTTGATAGCTAACAATTTGACAGTAGTAAGCATCCTTAGAGCGTGTGGATCTGTTGGTGCTTTATTGTTGGGGAAGGAACTTCATGCACAGATTATCAAGAATTCTATTGAAAAGAATGTTTATATTGGAAGTACTTTGGTTTGGCTGTATTGTAAATGCGGAGCATCTCGTGACGCTTTCAATGTTCTGCAGCAATTGCCATCTAGAGATGTGGTTTCATGGACAGCTATGATCTCTGGATGTTCGAGTTTAGGACATGAATCAGAAGCGCTAGACTTCTTGAAAGAGATGATACAAGATGGTGTAGAGCCAAACCCATTTACTTACTCTTCTGCTTTAAAAGCTTGTGCGAATTCAGAATCTCTTCTTATAGGCAGATCAATACATTCCATTGCAAAGAAGAATCATGCTCTGTCAAATGTCTTTGTGGGGAGTGCTTTGATTCATATGTATGCAAAATGTGGATTTGTCTCGGaagcttttagggttttcgACAGTATGCCCGAGAAGAACTTGGTCTCATGGAAGGCGATGATAATGGGTTACGCGAGGAATGGGTTTTGCAGGGAAGCATTGAAGCTAATGTATAGAATGGAGGCAGAAGGATTTGAGGTGGATGATTATATATTTGCTACAATTCTCTCTACTTGTGGAGATATTGAGCTCGATGAAACTGAATCTTCTGCAACTTGTTACTTGGAGACCTCTTCttaa
- the LOC109127584 gene encoding CLAVATA3/ESR (CLE)-related protein 2-like gives MAKLSFTVCFLLFLLLSSVAAGSRPLKQAPVGVKVKGLIPSSEATSPTVANDQAAGSSSSHGKSPERLSPGGPDPQHH, from the coding sequence ATGGCTAAGTTAAGCTTCACTGTATGcttcttgttgtttcttctgttATCTTCAGTCGCCGCTGGAAGCCGCCCTCTTAAGCAGGCACCGGTTGGGGTGAAGGTTAAAGGTCTAATCCCTTCTAGCGAAGCTACGAGTCCGACTGTAGCGAATGATCAAGCTGCGGGTAGCAGCAGTAGCCACGGGAAATCTCCAGAGCGGTTAAGTCCAGGAGGACCCGACCCACAACATCATTAG
- the LOC104727933 gene encoding uncharacterized protein LOC104727933 — MGLKLITNLFVSSSTLSSSFVIRHVPSSPSLSLDPKCMKRRSGVVGVKAAATSSTFSCKKFR; from the coding sequence ATGGGGTTGAAACTNATCACCAATCTCTTTGTTTCGTCATCAACATTGTCCTCTTCGTTTGTGATTCGTCACGTTCCCTCTTCGCCATCACTATCACTTGATCCCAAATGCATGAAGAGAAGATCTGGTGTTGTTGGTGTCAAGGCTGCTGCTACTTCTTCGACCTTCTCttgtaaaaaatttagatga
- the LOC104723211 gene encoding uncharacterized protein LOC104723211, with product MAALDLKSQSDNKENIAPSNMATIFAKPLNSSSIDKEKTQIRIRRKRSRQPLRDITNLFASSSTLSSSFVIRHVPSSPSLSLDPKCMKRRSGVVGVKAAATSSTFSCKKFR from the coding sequence ATGGCCGCTCTTGATTTAAAGTCTCAAAGCGACAACAAAGAGAATATCGCACCTTCAAACATGGCCACGATATTTGCCAAGCCTCTGAATTCTTCATCCattgataaagaaaaaacacaaatcagaaTAAGAAGGAAAAGATCTAGGCAGCCTCTTCGAGACATCACCAATCTCTTTGCTTCGTCATCAACATTGTCCTCTTCGTTTGTGATTCGTCACGTTCCCTCTTCGCCATCACTATCACTTGATCCCAAATGCATGAAGAGAAGATCTGGTGTTGTTGGTGTCAAGGCTGCTGCTACTTCTTCGACCTTCTCttgtaaaaaatttagatga
- the LOC109127586 gene encoding uncharacterized protein LOC109127586, translated as ERERERERERERERDGGGLRMEGGTEEMYMKNVNRRDFEPDLEVTDLRFDF; from the coding sequence gagagagagagagagagagagagagagagagagagagagagagatggaggtGGATTGAGGATGGAAGGAGGAACTGAGGAAATGTATATGAAGAATGTGAATAGGAGGGACTTTGAACCAGATTTGGAAGTGACGGATCtgagatttgatttttga
- the LOC104723212 gene encoding uncharacterized protein At4g18490-like isoform X2 gives MSASAKRSSTDTQEKDLMLDKDMEKDTWNFKSMTDDDPMDFGFDSPAKNKKNAFKLDMGFDLGGDFGNLSSFKMDMPDFDFSSPAKKTTKTKESSDDKSSENSKQKKNPFAFSYDFDALDDFDLGSSPLKKGNKIMSKNVDCEEISARRKIDKSDDLDFDLGSSPLKKGNKTMSKNMDCEEISARRKIDKSDDLDFDLDLPITRQAPSKANTDVQVKASAEKENQGSKTTATVVVDSSTHSDQATLESMENLEAVESPQGPSLKTSTTHTMPVQPQSINTSPFKTSCSMVEEKDEPRPLTETAAPSPLHASETAHTAVSRGTSPGIHEIYRPGTKEDSAKDLEQSAKNKMISTMESSYEKTEQTSASISSQLCSDKIEHQKEEMSTHTQAEIHDHANGTLCVPDPGRSLTTFSGNIPPGTRPSQTAQVEDLSGKLPLDPSHSELGINNLRAMQNKDSGLIRSKFFKKPEKPQSHVLESSSIQTKMQPVARERIGSNLIPSNDRRRDTKDALPGSKTRSCPIELVNTDSEKNAANLNPTSSYEKIIDKDHSNPKTVENVAGQMDHLKLQAKNTTREKSILQINISSKLDASSLTQKLSKHLSSGAESLQKSRIASLERPKLGNIISDLRAVKTQRTIGVNKDQPSSAVQPEVSSSISKERKTEAPVKKSSEVHHLAPRDKTQILHCPSSLKRKADEDADRSLKPQLKRFSMSPREKRNVEELTHRAVQGKFSMQESIIDNDTTKELVKESPRTKSHYQNINMANLEIPITENADNIEKAEAYAKELDNICNILKKKHEEAKELLVRAVVNNNKLLILNHPLYEDKIRMVQKFAAKLTIRDT, from the exons ATGTCTGCATCTGCTAAAAGAAGTTCTACAGATACTCAGGAGAAAGATCTAATGCTCG ACAAAGACATGGAAAAGGACACATGGAACTTTAAGTCAATGACGGATGATGATCCAATGGATTTTGGCTTTGACTCACCagcaaaaaataagaagaatgcCTTCAAGCT ggATATGGGTTTCGATCTAGGTGGAGATTTTGGAAATCTATCATCATTCAAAATGGACATGCCAGACTTTGATTTCTCAAGCCCAGCCAAGAAAACCACAAAAACGAAAGAAAGCTCTGATGATAAATCTAGTGAAAattcaaaacagaaaaagaatcCATTTGCCTTCTCTTATGATTTTGATGC GTTAGACGACTTTGATCTTGGTTCAAGCCCACTGAAGAAGGGAAACAAGATTATGAGCAAGAACGTGGATTGCGAAGAAATTTCTGCAAGAAGAAAGATTGATAAGTCAGACGATTTGGACTTTGATCTTGGTTCAAGCCCACTGAAGAAGGGAAACAAGACTATGAGCAAGAACATGGATTGCGAAGAAATTTCTGCAAGAAGAAAGATTGATAAGTCAGACGATTTGGACTTTGATCTAGACTTACCAATAACTAGACAAGCTCCCTCCAAGGCAAATACAGATGTACAGGTAAAAGCTTCAGCTGAAAAAGAGAACCAAGGTTCCAAGACTACAGCTACTGTGGTTGTTGATAGTAGCACACACTCTGATCAAGCTACATTAGAGAGCATGGAAAATTTGGAGGCGGTGGAATCACCTCAAGGTCCAAGTTTAAAAACCTCAACAACTCATACAATGCCTGTGCAACCTCAATCCATAAACACTTCACCATTTAAGACATCATGTTCAATGGTTGAAGAAAAGGATGAACCACGTCCTTTAACTGAAACCGCAGCACCCTCGCCATTACATGCTTCTGAGACTGCACATACTGCAGTAAGCAGAGGAACTAGTCCAGGTATCCATGAAATCTACAGGCCTGGCACAAAAGAAGACAGTGCTAAAGATCTAGAACAGAGCGCCAAGAATAAAATGATTTCCACCATGGAATCAAGTTATGAGAAGACTGAACAAACTTCAGCAAGCATCTCATCTCAGCTATGTTCAGACAAGATAGAACATCAAAAGGAAGAAATGAGTACACATACTCAGGCAGAAATACACGATCACGCTAATGGAACACTGTGTGTTCCAGATCCTGGACGTTCTCTAACAACTTTCTCAGGAAATATACCACCAGGCACTCGTCCAAGCCAAACTGCCCAGGTAGAAGATTTGAGTGGAAAGCTACCTCTGGATCCATCACACAg CGAGCTAGGGATCAATAATTTGAGGGCCATGCAAAACAAAGACTCAGGACTCATCAGATCCAAGTTCTTTAAGAAGCCAGAAAAACCACAATCCCATGTGTTGGAGTCCTCTTCAATTCAAACAAAGATGCAGCCAGTTGCCCGAGAAAGGATTGGATCGAACTTGATCCCTTCAAATGATAGGAg ACGTGATACTAAAGATGCGTTACCTGGATCCAAAACTAGATCATGTCCGATTGAGCTTGTCAACACAGATTCCGAAAAAAATGCAGCAAATCTTAATCCGACCAG TTCCTATGAAAAGATAATCGACAAGGACCATTCAAATCCCAAGACTGTAGAAAATGTGGCTGGGCAGATGGATCATTTAAAGCTGCAAGCCAAAAATACAACTAGAGAGAAGTCCATCTTGCAGATCAATATAAG CTCAAAACTTGATGCTTCCAGCTTGACTCAGAAGCTAAGCAAACATTTGAGTTCTGGAGCCGAATCTTTGCAGAAGTCCAGGATTGCATCTCTCGAAAGGCCTAAACTTGGAAATATTATATCTGATCTTCGTGCAGTGAAAACTCAAAG GACAATTGGAGTAAATAAAGACCAACCGAGTTCTGCAGTGCAACCAGAAGTTAGCTCTTCCATAAGCAAGGAGAGAAAAACTGAAGCGCCAGTTAAAAAAAGCTCTGAGGTTCATCATTTGGCTCctagagacaaaacacaaatcCTGCACTGCCCATCTTCTTTAAAGCGGAAAGCTGATGAG GATGCAGATAGGTCACTGAAGCCACAACTTAAACGTTTTTCTATGTCTCCAAGAGAAAAAAg GAACGTTGAGGAGCTCACACATAGAGCTGTGCAAGGAAAG TTCTCAATGCAAGAGAGTATAATAGATAATGATACAACAAAAGAACTTGTCAAGGAAAGTCCACGGACTAAGTCTCATTACCAGAACATAAACATGGCAAATCTGGAGATCCCAATCACGGAGAATGCTGATAACATAGAGAAAGCTGAAGCATACGCAAAAGAACTCGACAAT ATCTGCAACattctgaagaagaaacatgaggAAGCGAAAGAGTTACTTGTCCGTGCTGTAGTAAACAACAATAAGCTGCTGATTCTCAACCATCCTTTATATGAAGACAAG ATTCGTATGGTCCAGAAGTTCGCAGCCAAGTTGACTATAAGGGACACATGA
- the LOC104723212 gene encoding uncharacterized protein At4g18490-like isoform X1, producing MSASAKRSSTDTQEKDLMLDKDMEKDTWNFKSMTDDDPMDFGFDSPAKNKKNAFKLDMGFDLGGDFGNLSSFKMDMPDFDFSSPAKKTTKTKESSDDKSSENSKQKKNPFAFSYDFDALDDFDLGSSPLKKGNKIMSKNVDCEEISARRKIDKSDDLDFDLGSSPLKKGNKTMSKNMDCEEISARRKIDKSDDLDFDLDLPITRQAPSKANTDVQVKASAEKENQGSKTTATVVVDSSTHSDQATLESMENLEAVESPQGPSLKTSTTHTMPVQPQSINTSPFKTSCSMVEEKDEPRPLTETAAPSPLHASETAHTAVSRGTSPGIHEIYRPGTKEDSAKDLEQSAKNKMISTMESSYEKTEQTSASISSQLCSDKIEHQKEEMSTHTQAEIHDHANGTLCVPDPGRSLTTFSGNIPPGTRPSQTAQVEDLSGKLPLDPSHSELGINNLRAMQNKDSGLIRSKFFKKPEKPQSHVLESSSIQTKMQPVARERIGSNLIPSNDRRRDTKDALPGSKTRSCPIELVNTDSEKNAANLNPTSSSYEKIIDKDHSNPKTVENVAGQMDHLKLQAKNTTREKSILQINISSKLDASSLTQKLSKHLSSGAESLQKSRIASLERPKLGNIISDLRAVKTQRTIGVNKDQPSSAVQPEVSSSISKERKTEAPVKKSSEVHHLAPRDKTQILHCPSSLKRKADEDADRSLKPQLKRFSMSPREKRNVEELTHRAVQGKFSMQESIIDNDTTKELVKESPRTKSHYQNINMANLEIPITENADNIEKAEAYAKELDNICNILKKKHEEAKELLVRAVVNNNKLLILNHPLYEDKIRMVQKFAAKLTIRDT from the exons ATGTCTGCATCTGCTAAAAGAAGTTCTACAGATACTCAGGAGAAAGATCTAATGCTCG ACAAAGACATGGAAAAGGACACATGGAACTTTAAGTCAATGACGGATGATGATCCAATGGATTTTGGCTTTGACTCACCagcaaaaaataagaagaatgcCTTCAAGCT ggATATGGGTTTCGATCTAGGTGGAGATTTTGGAAATCTATCATCATTCAAAATGGACATGCCAGACTTTGATTTCTCAAGCCCAGCCAAGAAAACCACAAAAACGAAAGAAAGCTCTGATGATAAATCTAGTGAAAattcaaaacagaaaaagaatcCATTTGCCTTCTCTTATGATTTTGATGC GTTAGACGACTTTGATCTTGGTTCAAGCCCACTGAAGAAGGGAAACAAGATTATGAGCAAGAACGTGGATTGCGAAGAAATTTCTGCAAGAAGAAAGATTGATAAGTCAGACGATTTGGACTTTGATCTTGGTTCAAGCCCACTGAAGAAGGGAAACAAGACTATGAGCAAGAACATGGATTGCGAAGAAATTTCTGCAAGAAGAAAGATTGATAAGTCAGACGATTTGGACTTTGATCTAGACTTACCAATAACTAGACAAGCTCCCTCCAAGGCAAATACAGATGTACAGGTAAAAGCTTCAGCTGAAAAAGAGAACCAAGGTTCCAAGACTACAGCTACTGTGGTTGTTGATAGTAGCACACACTCTGATCAAGCTACATTAGAGAGCATGGAAAATTTGGAGGCGGTGGAATCACCTCAAGGTCCAAGTTTAAAAACCTCAACAACTCATACAATGCCTGTGCAACCTCAATCCATAAACACTTCACCATTTAAGACATCATGTTCAATGGTTGAAGAAAAGGATGAACCACGTCCTTTAACTGAAACCGCAGCACCCTCGCCATTACATGCTTCTGAGACTGCACATACTGCAGTAAGCAGAGGAACTAGTCCAGGTATCCATGAAATCTACAGGCCTGGCACAAAAGAAGACAGTGCTAAAGATCTAGAACAGAGCGCCAAGAATAAAATGATTTCCACCATGGAATCAAGTTATGAGAAGACTGAACAAACTTCAGCAAGCATCTCATCTCAGCTATGTTCAGACAAGATAGAACATCAAAAGGAAGAAATGAGTACACATACTCAGGCAGAAATACACGATCACGCTAATGGAACACTGTGTGTTCCAGATCCTGGACGTTCTCTAACAACTTTCTCAGGAAATATACCACCAGGCACTCGTCCAAGCCAAACTGCCCAGGTAGAAGATTTGAGTGGAAAGCTACCTCTGGATCCATCACACAg CGAGCTAGGGATCAATAATTTGAGGGCCATGCAAAACAAAGACTCAGGACTCATCAGATCCAAGTTCTTTAAGAAGCCAGAAAAACCACAATCCCATGTGTTGGAGTCCTCTTCAATTCAAACAAAGATGCAGCCAGTTGCCCGAGAAAGGATTGGATCGAACTTGATCCCTTCAAATGATAGGAg ACGTGATACTAAAGATGCGTTACCTGGATCCAAAACTAGATCATGTCCGATTGAGCTTGTCAACACAGATTCCGAAAAAAATGCAGCAAATCTTAATCCGACCAG CAGTTCCTATGAAAAGATAATCGACAAGGACCATTCAAATCCCAAGACTGTAGAAAATGTGGCTGGGCAGATGGATCATTTAAAGCTGCAAGCCAAAAATACAACTAGAGAGAAGTCCATCTTGCAGATCAATATAAG CTCAAAACTTGATGCTTCCAGCTTGACTCAGAAGCTAAGCAAACATTTGAGTTCTGGAGCCGAATCTTTGCAGAAGTCCAGGATTGCATCTCTCGAAAGGCCTAAACTTGGAAATATTATATCTGATCTTCGTGCAGTGAAAACTCAAAG GACAATTGGAGTAAATAAAGACCAACCGAGTTCTGCAGTGCAACCAGAAGTTAGCTCTTCCATAAGCAAGGAGAGAAAAACTGAAGCGCCAGTTAAAAAAAGCTCTGAGGTTCATCATTTGGCTCctagagacaaaacacaaatcCTGCACTGCCCATCTTCTTTAAAGCGGAAAGCTGATGAG GATGCAGATAGGTCACTGAAGCCACAACTTAAACGTTTTTCTATGTCTCCAAGAGAAAAAAg GAACGTTGAGGAGCTCACACATAGAGCTGTGCAAGGAAAG TTCTCAATGCAAGAGAGTATAATAGATAATGATACAACAAAAGAACTTGTCAAGGAAAGTCCACGGACTAAGTCTCATTACCAGAACATAAACATGGCAAATCTGGAGATCCCAATCACGGAGAATGCTGATAACATAGAGAAAGCTGAAGCATACGCAAAAGAACTCGACAAT ATCTGCAACattctgaagaagaaacatgaggAAGCGAAAGAGTTACTTGTCCGTGCTGTAGTAAACAACAATAAGCTGCTGATTCTCAACCATCCTTTATATGAAGACAAG ATTCGTATGGTCCAGAAGTTCGCAGCCAAGTTGACTATAAGGGACACATGA